A region of the Falco biarmicus isolate bFalBia1 chromosome 10, bFalBia1.pri, whole genome shotgun sequence genome:
cataCAGACGGGATAAACGTGCTTTCCTGTGCTGTTAACATCTGTGGCTTATGAGATGATTTCTACACGTAAGGATAAGCATGTTTTCAATGGTGTACGGCTGCCTGCCCTGtctgccccagctgtggcacaggTGGGAATGCTTCTAGCCCCCCGGGGGGGAGCAGCctgccagctggggaaggggaccCCAGAGGCACactccagggctgctgccagaggaTGCTGCCTACGGCTCTGCAGGTAACAGCACAACTCCCTGagaaaatggtttattttcttttcttcccctgtccAGAAGCCACTCTTGCATGCTGGGGGAGATCAGAGTTACAGCAGGCACAGACGTGGAACCAGCTGGTTTCTTAAGGGGTTAAATCATTGAGAATTTGCTGCCCCGAGCTCACAGTCTGCAGAGATAAATCCCCCTCCTGCCGTACCCCTTTCCCACTGTCAGATATTTCCATCCTggctgggagaaggaagaacagcTGTACAGGACCGCTCCAGACCACCGGCTCTTTAGCAAGAGCACTTTAATATCACAAAGCAACAGTTATGGGAGTGCATTACATACAGGATCACTTTGTTCCAAAACTATGGATGCTACTGGTCATTTTGGAAATCTTGCCATCTCCCTGAAGGCAGGAAAGGCTTCTGAccacctttcctcctttcccaaaGCATGCAGAGAGCTGcattacaaaataaagaaataatttccaggGCCAGCAGTTTTGCATTAGCCTCACCAAGATCAGCTCGTTTCAGGGAACAGGGGCAGGTGGCCTTTGACACTCCTTACGTGAACAGCAAATTATGAAGCATTTTGCTCTCAGAAATACACTCCAGCTGAACTCCCAGTGTCATGCACAGCAGGGACAAACCCAAGGGTCATCAGGTCCTCCTAAAGCAACTGAAATCTCTCCCCATCCGAGGTAAGAAAATCAGTTTATGCCTCTGACATTAGACCTGAGGAACAGTAGCTGCTTCTACAGGACTTCTCTTGGCACAGGTAACTCGCATAAGCCATCACCTTCCAGGGTATAAAAAGGAAGCCTTGgaaaggttggggttttttcctgggTGTCACAGGTGCAGTTTGGCAGCCGTTGGTGAGTAAAAAACCCAGCTTTTTAATATCTTATTAAGGTATCCCTGAATCTTAAATGGCTGTGCTTGGTGGTTGtatggtgctttttttcctgtaagagaaaagaaaaaaaaaaaaagacccttgaaaagagggggggaaaaaagaaaaagtaaggttGATCAATGTCACATTTCAAGTAAGGGGTTTTCCCTGTTAAATGGTATTCCaaggttatttttcctttagtaAGACTATTTGTCTAGCAGAATAAGATGTATTAGCACTCAGGCTGAAAAAAGTAGTCTGGAATAATTGGTTTTGGTAACACTTTAAATGCAGACAAGCTGTAAAGAGCAGAGGGTTAGCAGCTTCTGTTGAACACTGAATTATgtacattatatatataaatatatataggcATTATGTATAAGCGATACCTGTTCTTGTTTTGGATGGGTTCTGTTCTTGGGTGTTGTAATGTGTGTGATGGTACCTGGGGTCTCTGAATTAGCCTGtgaattttaaatcaaaataagtATTATGTATTAGATCCCTCTTTAGAGGCTACTTAACTGTGGTTTTATGCTTACTGAACTagtaaaatttaaattacaaataacTGTCATGGGGTACTTGATCGCTTAGGGAGTTCGTAGGTGGATAACAATACATTCTCCAGCATACAGACTGCTGATAGTGCACGTAACAGCTCTTTTGTTTGACCCTGGATGAGCACTCAGGTACATGGTACCAGTTGCTGTTTAATGTGTGTTTGTAGGATAGTTGAGGTATGCTTGGGAGGTGTGCTGCTTCATTGgaaaagctttctttaaaaaaaaaacaaaacaaacacacacaaacaacaaaaaaaaacaacctaatGATTAAACTCAACAAACACTTATGCTGTTTTGCTGTATTCTGTGggataaatattttatgtgcCTTATCCATTCTCTGCCCTCTCTCAGGTGTATGTTAAAATTGCTGATGGCTCTAAGGTGTTGGAGAGGTAGAAGATGATTAAATTGATGATGTGTCCTGGCTTCTGGCTTAGGTGTGTCCAATTACCTAATCAGAAAGTAGCTGAGACCTGGAACACGCTTCCTAGGGGGGTGGTCAGTGCCACATGCCTGGCAGTGTTCCGGGGGcttttggacaatgcccttTAATAACATGTTTTAATCTGTGGATATTGCTGAAGcagtcaggcagttggactagatgattgcTGTAGGTCTCTTCCAGCCAGATCGTTCTCTTCTTCCTGTCGTGCCTTTCCTCATGGCTGCGGCAGCGTGGTAAAGTGGAGCATACCGAGACAGTTGTGTTCAGGTGGCATCTGCTGCGTTTGTGTCTTTTGGTTTGGCATGTTGTGAGTGCTGGGTGTTAGTCAGAGCCTATGGAGTAGAGAATAAGCTAACTTTATGGTGAGATCTGTTTCAGCAGAATGCTGCTACTGGTGAACATTGACACTTCTGTAGTGCGTATTTGCAtctaaaaaaatgcacagatggTTAGGGATTTGCCTCTGTTGCAGGAGTGATCCTTCGCTGGACTGAAGCTGAAGAGCTGTCCCAGGCTCTCTCTTCCACGCTGTTTCTCTACTGTATAAGACTATTCTGATTGCGTGCTCCCAGCCTTCacactgcagcatctcagcaggGTGATGCGGGGCGAGTATCTGTGCCCTGACCTACCTGGGCAATAACTGGAAGGAAGGAGGGTCAGAAGGGCTTCAGAGGGGAGCACAGGGTAGCATCAGTGGAAATTAAGTTGCATTTAAATGCAAGGAGGGAGAACGTGTATTCATTTTAACTGCAAGGAAACTTTTAATCCTTCGGTTCAATTACTCTAGTTAAAAGGCTGGTCAATATTCTTGTAAGGTTATTTTATTTGAAGCTCATAAATTCTTATTGAATCCCTATACTGCTGATAAAAGgtacttttctttccctgcttggCCCCAGACACAACCTGTAAACCAGAACCAAGTATTACTGAATTATCAGACTTggaaatctacttttttttttatttgacaaTCATTCACtttattatatatacatatttaaagtCTGTACAtggtaaaatacaaaataaaagtgtttctttATAAGTTACACAATTGAACAGCTACATTTGCCTGTAGTTTAGCTgtcacttaattaaaaaaaggagagaacCTTGTTGAGCCATCGTTATATTCATTCACAATAACCTTGGTATAAAACATCCATACAGAGTAAGTGTACAAAATAGCGTACAGTTCATATAAGCTGTGCAAAGACAGCAAAGTTCAGTCAAAAATCAAAGAGGTGTACCCACTTTCCTCTGTCCACACCATGGATAGCAGAAGCAAAGTGGAAATTAAGCACAAGCCTGTGGGCAAAAAGGTGGCTTATACAGTGCTTTGTATGTAATATTGATGCGtaagttaaaatgaaaaccataaATACTCTGTTACAGTGTTCTACCTTAGAAGTCATTGCAGGGATTTCGGGGGGCTGCTGCACAAGCATTGTGCTGGTTGGGGTGAGGGGGGAAGCAGCGGTTGGGCTGTGCCCTTCCTTGCTGTTGCCTTTCAGAGGAAAGGGTTGCTATGTCAGACCAGTCATCAGGGGCTGAAATCTTAATAGTACGTGGAAATTCCCTTGAGAGGCAGTAAAAATGGCCACAGCATCTATATTGGGGTTTTCTGTTGTATCTTACCTGGGGGGAAAAACGTTTCCCTTCCAACAGGCTGTGCATTCCTCCCTGCTGCAAAGCAAGGAGAGCTGCCTGTTGCCTGATTTTAGGAGAAGGCAGCTAATcgaggcagtgctgctggttaAGCAGAGAGAGTTACAACAGCATTAGCAAATGCTGTGAATGTGAAAACCTCCCCATGGGGCAAAGAATCGGAAACACCTATGAGTAGTAGGTCTTGCAGCTATGTGATAAAGAACCTGCAGTGAAGAAGTATGTGGACATTTGAGTGGGACATCACCTCTTCAATTTATAGCgctctgttttatttacatCTTTGTAGTGTCCCCATGTGATGGTAGGGGCGGGTGGGTGATCTAAGAGACTGTtatctcctcctcttcttcttccccttcatCATCCTCTTCCTCTGAGTCTGAGAAGTCTGAAGGTTTGCTGGGGCTGCTAGAATGGGATGGAGACATCTGGGAGTCCAGTCTGTCCCTCAAGTGTAGATGTTCTGGGGACTGGTGGTAGGTTAAGGGATGccgggggctgggtgggcactCAGGGGggacctcctcctcctcctcctcctcctctcctgaaCATTTCTTGCCTACGTCACTGAGGTCTGGGTGAGGGTTAAACTTGGTGGGTAGGGTCTGTTCTCTGCAGCCACCAGAAGAGAGGAGCTCTCTTTCTTTGGAGTTCCTCCACTTCATCCTCCTGTTCTGGAACCAGATCTTCACCTGTGGGGTGAAGCAACATAGAAATGAAATGGTTCAGTGAAACAGGGAGCAGGGATGGCCTTTGGATTGCACCCTCAAAACCATGCTCATGCCTGTTCCAAAGCCAGCAGGAACCGCAGACTCTGACCTTCGGGGACCCTAGGAGAGGGGTCAGGGAGGCAATAAGGTCGTGATCTGTCCTGTCCTGCTCACCCAGCTGGGAACTGTGCTGCTCTCTTGGCTCTGATGCTCGCAGCCTTGTAACTTGCGTTGGGCTTCCTCCTGGCTGTGAGCAGTTCTCcttgctcctgcctcctccccttctctccagctgcctcttGGGTGGGTGGCCCAGCTCCCCATACCCCCTCTGCCCTCCTCACCCAGTGCCCCCCTCACCTGTGAGTCCTTGAGGCCCAGTTTGGCCGCCAACTTCTTCCTATCGGGCTTGCTGATGTACTTCTGCTTCTGGAACATCTTCTCCAGCGCCTTGCGCTGCACGTCAGAGAAGACGGCCCGACGCAGCATGCCACGGCGGGGCTTGCCGCGGGCGGCCAGTGGCCaggagaaggtgccagggatggggaccaCGGTGGAGGTGGCTGTGGGGGACACACGGTGCTGAGCAGAGAGGGACTGGCCCCTaccaccccctccctgcccttcgAGTGGGCACCCACCAACCTGGGGCCGCGCAAAGGAGCTTTAGGCTGGAGTGCCCCCCTTTGAGCCAGCGATCTCTGGGATTAGATCTATGAACTCAAACGTGTAAAATGGATCAATAGTGGCCGGTTTTGTTGGGAGATTCAAAGGTCTCTGGCCTGAAAAGGGAAAGCGAGGCGTACTGACTAAGATAAAGGtataataaaaaagcttttcctccagctcagaagcatttgatttttttttccaggcgCTTTTATAGTTTCAGACTCTTTATTATGCTGGAGATGAAAATGAGGACTTTTCTGATTCTGAACAAAACAGCTCCTCTTCAGATGCAGTTCTGATCAATCAGTATTCATCTTTTTATATTAAtctcttctctcctccctccaaaGTTGGAGAATTCAATCCAAAGACATGAAAAGTAACAGCTAATTAGCACATTGCCTGGTTCCCAATGACATTGGTATGATAAAAAGGGCAGAGTTTcgccttaaaaaaaaaaaaaaaaaaaaaaaaaaaggtgggggggggaaCCTCCCCAAGAGAGACAGAGATGCTAATGAAGCGTGAATGGTAATTGTGTAGTAATGAACTAACAGAAAAAGACTGAGGACAAGCAGCTAACGCCATATATTATTGGAACAAAAGAGATTTACACTTTCAAACTAAACACAACGGCATGCCAGGCTCCTCGGGAGAATACTGATGGCACAATCGTCTCTTTCCCCAaatcattttcattaaatggACATGAAAAGCTATTTATAAAGCTCAAGTTGTTTTTGTTAGGCTATTCACAtgctggagaaaggaagcaaattCCATTATCCGGAGGATGAATGGAAGAgcttgggttatttttttttcctctctccctt
Encoded here:
- the DBX1 gene encoding homeobox protein DBX1, which encodes MMFPSLIAPPAVYPSLLRPTPTLTLPQSLQSAFSSHSSFLVEDLIRISRPTGYLPRTAPPPSMSPPTSAARTDAGTPELPSSTAGSRRICSPQASSGDSTFLKFGVNAILSSAPRAETSPALLQSVPPKTFSFPYFEGSFQPFIRSSYFPATSTVVPIPGTFSWPLAARGKPRRGMLRRAVFSDVQRKALEKMFQKQKYISKPDRKKLAAKLGLKDSQVKIWFQNRRMKWRNSKERELLSSGGCREQTLPTKFNPHPDLSDVGKKCSGEEEEEEEEVPPECPPSPRHPLTYHQSPEHLHLRDRLDSQMSPSHSSSPSKPSDFSDSEEEDDEGEEEEEEITVS